In Sorghum bicolor cultivar BTx623 chromosome 10, Sorghum_bicolor_NCBIv3, whole genome shotgun sequence, one genomic interval encodes:
- the LOC8068383 gene encoding probable aminotransferase ACS12 yields MRDDGDEDGSATSRATTTTRRRKPAPTSPSRDRRPRADGGMRIVVPLQGVVQGRGGLVLGSLIPCALFYFFQLYIKRNRPAPAPGSPPAPTSGTSNASPIHRSHSRGLLTPRGAPSLSARGAVVRAGDEDSLYYAGLRRCADDPYHPASNPGGVINLGLAENHLSLDLVGRWMEEHAGAAMLDGLAGAGEEVRDLTIRGLATYQPYDGILALKMALAEFMRQIMHGSVSFDPSQMVITSGATPAMEILSFCIADPGNAFLVPSPYYPGWDRDIKWRTGVELIPVPCRSTDNFNISITALEIAYKQAKKRGVRVRGVLISNPSNPTGGIVPRETLHDLLVFAADKNIHLISDEIFAGSTYGSDKFVSVADVVDEVEDFDKGRVHIIYGLSKDLSLAGFRVGVIYSYNEHIVSAAAKIARFSSVSSPTQRLLISMLSDEKFISEYIKVNKERLRKMYLLFADALKQVGIECFKSSGGFYCWADMSRYIRSYSEKGERKLWDRLLEEAKVNVTPGSSCHCIEPGWFRCCFTALSEEDIPVLVERLRRVTDSHKSNR; encoded by the exons ATGAGGGACGACGGCGACGAAGACGGCTCCGCGACATCccgggcgacgacgacgacgaggaggaggaagccAGCGCCGACGTCGCCGTCACGCGACCGGCGGCCGCGCGCCGACGGCGGGATGCGCATCGTGGTGCCGCTGCAGGGTGTGGTGCAGGGCCGGGGCGGCCTGGTGCTCGGCTCCCTCATCCCCTGCGCGCTCTTCTACTTCTTCCAGCTCTACATCAAGCGCAACCGCCCCGCCCCCGCGCCGGGCTCCCCGCCCGCGCCGACCTCCGGCACCTCCAACGCCTCCCCGATCCACCGCTCCCACTCACGGGGCCTCCTCACACCGCGCGGCGCGCCGTCGCTCTCCGCGCGCGGCGCCGTCGTGCGGGCCGGAGACGAGGATTCGCTCTACTACGCCGGCCTCCGGCGCTGCGCCGATGACCCTTACCACCCCGCGTCCAACCCCGGCGGTGTCATCAACCTCGGCCTCGCCGAGAACCAC CTGTCGTTGGATTTGGTGGGGCGGTGGATGGAGGAGCACGCGGGGGCGGCGATGCTGGACGGCCTCGCGGGAGCCGGGGAGGAGGTCAGGGACCTCACAATCAGGGGGCTCGCAACCTACCAGCCCTACGACGGGATACTTGCCTTGAAGATG GCTCTTGCTGAATTCATGCGGCAAATCATGCATGGATCAGTATCCTTTGATCCATCTCAAATGGTGATTACATCTGGGGCAACTCCTGCAATGGAAATACTGAGTTTCTGTATTGCTGATCCAGGAAATGCATTTCTTGTGCCATCACCTTACTACCCGGG TTGGGATAGGGACATAAAATGGCGAACTGGTGTTGAGTTGATACCTGTTCCTTGTCGCAGCACTGATAACTTTAACATCAGTATCACTGCTCTTGAAATAGCTTACAAACAGGCAAAAAAACGAGGAGTTAGAGTTCGTGGGGTTCTCATATCTAACCCTTCGAACCCAACAGGAGGCATTGTGCCAAGGGAAACACTGCATGATCTTCTAGTGTTTGCTGCAGACAAGAACATACACTTAATTTCTGATGAAATATTTGCTGGTTCAACATATGGAAGTGACAAGTTTGTCAGCGTGGCAGACGTGGTGGATGAAGTAGAGGACTTTGATAAAGGCAGGGTTCATATCATATATGGCCTCTCAAAAGACCTATCTCTTGCTGGGTTTCGAGTTGGAGTGATATATTCCTACAATGAACACATTGTATCAGCTGCTGCTAAGATTGCTCGATTTTCATCTGTCTCGAGTCCAACACAACGTTTGCTTATTTCCATGCTTTCAGATGAAAAGTTCATTTCAGAATACATAAAGGTTAACAAAGAGAGGCTCCGGaaaatgtaccttctgtttgctgATGCTTTGAAACAAGTTGGGATCGAATGCTTCAAGAGCAGCGGCGGGTTCTATTGCTGGGCAGACATGAGCAGGTACATCCGATCTTACAGTGAGAAAGGAGAGCGCAAGCTCTGGGACAGACTGTTGGAGGAAGCAAAGGTCAATGTCACCCCAGGTTCTTCTTGCCATTGCATTGAGCCTGGATGGTTCAGGTGTTGTTTCACAGCATTGAGTGAGGAGGACATTCCTGTCTTGGTGGAAAGGCTGAGGAGGGTCACAGACAGCCACAAATCAAACCGTTGA
- the LOC8069059 gene encoding uncharacterized protein LOC8069059, whose translation MARTPDPWSNIPLELAGLVLKRLPAHVDRVRFAAVCPQWRSAARQVRLPPPLPLLALKDGDILYSMPRGEPLHFAGYKNGHLSGCRNGFYTACGNWLVYRRLDDLLLLDPFSGATMTLPPPSSFVDTDVRSEKLFMDVRYSQVIKLMVCSPNLIAALFQGKESNRIAVCRPGGSMWSVARDLSLWITDMAFYQGKLYVVDYHEDLLALDISVDGNTGDPWVSRIGRVIDVGHFDDQRTLLRMLYLVESCGSLLLVCRRIFHMHAHDDGQIHTFAGQCEPYLSIFEADFARSRWSKVTTLADNQALFLGPCSRAICMPQSDSQGNRVWFLDDYKDFHLWSEWRSRSLSSGTCSVANPKPFSPLPMISWKGYLGNAGAAWIFPAN comes from the coding sequence ATGGCGAGGACACCGGATCCGTGGTCGAACATCCCGCTGGAGCTCGCGGGCCTCGTTCTCAAGCGCCTTCCCGCCCACGTCGACCGCGTCCGCTTCGCAGCTGTGTGCCCCCAGTGGCGCTCCGCCGCGCGGCAGGTCCGGCTGCCCCCTCCACTGCCGCTGCTCGCGCTCAAGGACGGGGACATCTTGTACAGCATGCCCCGGGGTGAGCCGCTCCACTTTGCTGGCTACAAAAACGGCCACTTATCTGGCTGCAGAAACGGCTTCTACACAGCTTGCGGTAACTGGCTGGTGTACCGGCGCCTTGACGACTTGCTCTTGTTGGATCCCTTCTCTGGTGCCACCATGACCCTTCCTCCACCATCTAGCTTTGTTGACACCGACGTACGATCAGAGAAGCTGTTCATGGACGTCAGATACTCCCAAGTGATCAAACTAATGGTGTGCTCGCCCAACCTCATTGCTGCACTGTTCCAAGGTAAGGAATCCAATCGGATTGCAGTGTGCCGGCCAGGAGGCTCCATGTGGTCAGTTGCAAGGGACCTGTCTTTGTGGATTACTGACATGGCTTTCTACCAAGGGAAGCTCTACGTTGTTGACTATCATGAGGACCTCTTGGCTCTGGACATCAGCGTGGATGGCAATACTGGTGATCCATGGGTTTCTCGGATTGGACGGGTCATCGATGTTGGTCACTTTGATGATCAGCGGACCCTGTTGAGAATGCTCTACCTGGTTGAGTCGTGTGGCTCATTGCTGCTGGTGTGTAGGAGGATTTTCCATATGCATGCTCATGACGACGGACAGATACACACTTTTGCTGGACAGTGTGAGCCTTACCTTTCGATATTTGAGGCAGACTTTGCGCGATCACGGTGGTCCAAGGTGACGACCCTCGCTGACAATCAGGCATTGTTTCTAGGGCCATGCTCCCGGGCTATTTGCATGCCTCAAAGTGACTCACAGGGCAATCGTGTGTGGTTCTTGGATGACTACAAGGACTTTCACCTTTGGAGTGAGTGGCGTAGCAGAAGCTTGAGTTCTGGCACCTGCAGCGTGGCAAACCCCAAGCCTTTCTCGCCTCTGCCAATGATCTCATGGAAGGGCTACCTTGGAAATGCAGGTGCTGCATGGATCTTCCCTGCAAACTGA
- the LOC8069060 gene encoding uncharacterized protein LOC8069060 yields MGIKNTTTTLVQSWGSIQGRLVRVEVLVLFSAFIWILLELFGSRRRRYNHGFFRFFVWAVYTLFSVLAPYTIGLLQDGPFRDQTFIVWGAILLLIQVSADSLLVYSIHDIEHRKRVLVQHVLQIILVLWLILNCKGQNRSYAATIWIIWIQSIILAYRNAGTLSNASKKGGLLKQSKVVADYMMIEHEQIAQDDVTPNTETMQGYRYIFYGEEEVASLLPTAPEYGVVLEEVTEKCITIDSMWQWIESQSDCTVEVVETLKDVALSFTLFKLLKRRLCGYRIGEAGLTKTLHFVLHGLISEEDNYDRAFGVVEMELAFLYDFLYTRFDSKTICYKIWTILLVVINVTVWNCISGAFSRHYHRSNLEQRIHKTDVPHWVTIVLLTIVLLLSCIHTGYDSRWDVVDNLRERTRIWKSLIIKVKRESGRSWQRALGQYSLLLNFDYHPWNLIPLLSLGLVDATREGQKDGEKIRLRKSVMQRVLSGFKGSNGQLQDGQSALDRNQLGSHLSWACTLPTHIHKILVWHIGTTIAMDDHQVPLTGDDDVRVAKTLSDYCAYLVAFVPDMLPSHGYDTQRIFDAVVMEARGSLTGCDTVSSRCEKLMMMVLPNNNSCNILELGARLGRELRGVVPEARRWKVLADFWADFILFLAPSSNVDIHTEMLAAGGEFMTHLWALLTHAGILERPSNAGGVGGNHGNPAHDSPV; encoded by the coding sequence ATGGGGATCAAGAACACCACCACAACTCTTGTCCAGAGCTGGGGCAGCATTCAAGGCCGTCTGGTGCGAGTCGAGGTCCTCGTCCTCTTCAGCGCCTTCATCTGGATCCTTCTTGAGTTATTTGGCTCACGCCGACGACGATATAACCATGGCTTCTTCCGCTTCTTTGTGTGGGCGGTCTACACGCTCTTCTCCGTTCTGGCCCCCTACACCATTGGGCTGCTGCAGGATGGTCCCTTCCGTGATCAGACTTTCATCGTGTGGGGTGccatcctcctcctcatccaagTGAGTGCCGATTCTCTCTTGGTCTACAGCATCCATGACATTGAACACAGGAAGAGGGTGCTTGTACAGCACGTGTTACAGATCATTCTCGTGCTATGGCTGATTCTGAACTGCAAAGGTCAAAACAGAAGCTACGCTGCAACCATATGGATAATCTGGATTCAGAGCATTATTCTGGCATACAGGAATGCTGGGACTCTGAGCAACGCGAGCAAGAAAGGAGGTTTGCTGAAGCAATCTAAAGTGGTTGCTGACTACATGATGATTGAGCATGAGCAAATAGCTCAGGATGACGTCACTCCGAATACTGAAACCATGCAGGGGTATAGGTACATATTCTACGGCGAAGAAGAAGTAGCTTCCCTACTTCCCACCGCACCTGAATATGGAGTTGTATTAGAAGAGGTGACTGAAAAGTGCATCACCATAGATTCCATGTGGCAATGGATAGAGAGCCAGAGTGATTGCACAGTGGAAGTTGTGGAAACATTGAAGGATGTCGCACTTTCCTTCACATTGTTTAAATTGTTGAAGCGAAGATTGTGTGGATACCGGATTGGTGAAGCTGGCCTCACCAAGACATTACATTTCGTGCTTCATGGGCTCATCTCTGAAGAAGACAACTATGATCGTGCTTTTGGAGTTGTAGAGATGGAGTTGGCATTCCTATATGATTTCCTCTATACAAGGTTCGATTCGAAGACTATATGTTATAAGATCTGGACAATACTTTTAGTTGTAATAAATGTTACTGTTTGGAATTGTATCTCTGGAGCATTTAGCAGGCACTATCATCGTAGTAATTTGGAACAGAGAATTCATAAAACCGATGTTCCTCACTGGGTAACCATTGTCCTTCTTACCATTGTGCTACTGTTGTCCTGCATACATACCGGCTATGACAGTAGGTGGGACGTGGTGGACAATCTCCGGGAAAGAACTCGGATATGGAAGAGTCTTATTATTAAAGTAAAACGTGAATCAGGAAGATCCTGGCAGAGAGCGCTTGGACAGTACTCGCTCTTACTCAACTTTGACTACCACCCGTGGAATTTGATACCGCTGCTGTCATTGGGTTTGGTTGACGCAACAAGAGAAGGACAGAAAGATGGGGAAAAGATCAGGTTGAGAAAATCAGTCATGCAACGCGTGCTTTCTGGGTTCAAAGGGAGCAATGGACAGTTACAAGATGGCCAGTCAGCTCTAGACAGAAATCAGCTGGGGAGCCACTTATCATGGGCCTGCACCCTGCCTACACACATCCATAAGATTCTCGTATGGCACATTGGCACAACCATCGCCATGGATGATCACCAGGTTCCCTTAACTGGTGACGACGATGTACGTGTTGCCAAGACCCTATCGGACTACTGTGCCTACCTGGTGGCTTTTGTTCCGGACATGCTGCCTAGCCATGGCTATGACACCCAACGCATCTTTGACGCCGTGGTCATGGAAGCTCGGGGAAGCCTCACTGGGTGTGATACTGTGAGCAGCAGGTGTGAGAAGCTGATGATGATGGTCCTACCAAACAACAACAGCTGCAACATCCTGGAGCTGGGGGCCAGGCTTGGTAGAGAGCTCAGAGGCGTGGTTCCAGAGGCACGGAGATGGAAGGTGCTGGCTGATTTCTGGGCCGACTTCATACTCTTCCTCGCGCCGTCAAGCAATGTTGACATCCACACCGAAATGCTTGCCGCCGGCGGGGAGTTCATGACCCACCTCTGGGCACTGCTCACACATGCTGGCATTCTAGAGCGCCCCTCTAACGCTGGCGGTGTGGGAGGTAATCATGGTAACCCTGCACATGATTCTCCTGTTTGA
- the LOC8068384 gene encoding peptidyl-prolyl cis-trans isomerase CYP18-1, translating into MSVTLHTNLGDIKCEVFCDQVPRTAENFLALCASGYYDGTVFHRNIKGFMIQGGDPTGTGKGGTSIWGTKFADEFRESLKHNARGIMSMANSGPNTNGSQFFITYAKQPHLNGHYTVFAKVIHGFEVLDLMEKAQTGPGDRPLAEIRLNRVTIHANPLAL; encoded by the exons ATG TCGGTGACGCTGCACACGAACCTGGGCGACATCAAGTGCGAGGTGTTCTGCGACCAGGTGCCCCGCACGGCGGAGAACTTCCTGGCGCTCTGCGCCAGCGGCTACTACGACGGCACCGTCTTCCACCGCAACATCAAGGGCTTCATGATCCAGGGCGGCGACCCCACCGgcacaggcaagggcggcaccTCCATCTGGGGCACCAAGTTCGCCGACGAGTTCAGGGAGTCGCTCAAG CACAACGCGAGAGGGATCATGTCGATGGCCAACAGCGGGCCCAACACCAACGGCAGCCAGTTCTTCATCACCTACGCCAAGCAGCCGCACCTCAACGGCCACTACACCGTCTTCGCCAAGGTCATCCATGGCTTCGAGGTGCTGGACCTCATGGAGAAAGCGCAGACAGGACCCGGGGACAGGCCGCTCGCCGAGATCAGGCTCAACCGCGTCACCATCCACGCCAACCCGCTCGCACTCTGA
- the LOC8069061 gene encoding barley B recombinant-like protein D, with the protein MDNLGRENGRQRPDQYKAVHTQWMMPQRQLKDHHSMNLLALMNEKDSAIRERDHALAEKKAAIAERDMAFAQRDAAMAERNAAIVERDNALAALELARTNGFNMNNGNGFHQGPPLNGTKNVHHHDQLSHVQTSPLQLADSPYDHVREMHISEAYPIATAPGTIGKAKKPRKSNSQASPLKRPSGVLRKTKKATGDWKNGGMSGVAGDSARAAVMKNEWKDQDLGLNQVAFDESTMPAPACSCTGELHQCYKWGNGGWQSSCCTTNMSMYPLPVMPNRRHARMGGRKMSGGAFTKLLSRLAAEGHDLSIPVDLKDHWAKHGTNRYITIR; encoded by the exons ATGGACAACCTTGGGCGAGAAAATGGCAGGCAAAGGCCTGACCAATATAAAGCGGTTCATACTCAG TGGATGATGCCTCAAAGGCAGCTAAAAGACCATCATAGTATGAATCTCCTGGCACTGATGAATGAGAAGGACAGTGCCATCCGAGAGAGAGACCATGCTCTTGCTGAAAAGAAAGCTGCTATAGCTGAGCGAGATATGGCATTCGCCCAGCGGGATGCTGCAATGGCTGAGCGGAATGCTGCAATTGTGGAGAGGGACAATGCCCTTGCTGCACTTGAACTCGCCCGCACAAATGGGTTTAATATGAATAATGGGAATGGattccaccaaggacctcctctCAATGGAACAAAGAAcgtccatcaccatgaccagCTATCACATGTCCAGACATCCCCACTGCAGCTGGCTGATTCTCCATATGACCATGTCAGGGAGATGCACATATCAGAAGCATACCCTATCGCAACAGCTCCCGGGACTATCGGGAAGGCTAAGAAGCCAAGGAAGAGTAATTCTCAAGCTTCTCCATTGAAGAGGCCATCAGGTGTACTCCGCAAAACCAAGAAAGCAACCGGTGATTGGAAGAATGGGGGGATGTCTGGTGTAGCAGGAGATTCAGCCCGTGCTGCTGTGATGAAGAACGAGTGGAAGGACCAAGACCTTGGCCTGAACCAGGTCGCGTTCGATGAGTCAACCATGCCTGCGCCCGCCTGCTCATGCACAGGGGAGCTCCATCAGTGCTACAAATGGGGCAATGGTGGGTGGCAGTCATCTTGCTGCACCACGAACATGTCCATGTACCCGCTCCCAGTGATGCCCAACAGGCGCCACGCTCGCATGGGGGGAAGGAAGATGAGCGGTGGTGCTTTCACAAAGCTGCTCAGCCGGCTGGCAGCAGAAGGTCATGATCTCTCGATTCCGGTGGACCTCAAGGATCACTGGGCCAAGCATGGCACAAACAGGTACATcaccatcaggtag